The DNA segment AAGCAGAGTGAGCAATTGACAATTTAAGCCTGCTGTTTCTAGAATGGGGCCCAATTCACAGAGCTCATGACTAAATTTGAATCATGATCCAGCCCTGTATTCACCAGGGCTCAGATCCCATTTTCCATCTGGGGGGAGGTAACTCTAACTGTTCCCTCTTCCCAGTGACTCCAGCTTTGCCTTTGACATCTCCTCCCCTGCTGGATCATGTTGCTTGTGAGCCAGCTCACACAAGGCAGCACACTCTGCTGTTACCATGGCCACTGACCAGCTGAGATTAGCGAGAATGTTAtcaaacagctctgcagaaagtcTTAATTCATAAGTATTCGTATTCTTTGCTCTTTACGAGAGAGGAACTTCAACCAAATGTCTATAATGTGGCTACCCTGGCACTTCTGATACTTTTGAGATCCAGATTTGGTTTCAGATTTTGCAGCTTTGGTCTGCCTTTTACAAAATCACAGACTCCAGGACACACCTAGCAGCACCTTTGCAATCAGACTGATTTTGCCAGAATCACTCAGGCAGGATCTGTTCTTTTGAATTTAGTAATAGTTGCTCTTTTCAGAAATTCCTATTTATCTGACTGATGTAACCCTTTGATTTTTGTCTCTCTCTAGGCAGTTGAGGGTGACTGTGATGTCAAACTGCAAAAGTTGGATGGAAAGTTATCTGTACTTGCCAGTAAATGCCACTCGCATGCAGGTAAAGACTTTGTTCTTTGAACGGTTTTGAATCTAGAGGTGGAGTATCATTATGGAAGTGGTTACAGGCCACTAGCTTTTCTGATTCTAAAACACTGTATAAATATGGCATAAAGGgtttcaaaagtttttttttccccttttctgattTCATTCACCTACAAAGccatccctctctcttttctcccctttaaTATGACAATTAAGATACTATAAGACTATCTGGGGACCAAGTCCCAGGTTTGACCTAGAGATTGCTGGTAGTAAGGCTTTTCATGCAGAAGTTTAGCCTCAAGAATTTGATTCTTTGTTGGTCTAAATTTACTAGAGCTTGTTGATCTTCAGAGCCCCTTTGCCAGATGCAGCTTATTTACTAAACCCAGCATTTTCAATATTGCCATGGGAAAGTGGAATCTCCATTCTGCATATTTTCTAAACCAGCAAGTGAATGAAACAACACACTCACACAAACACAAttccaataaattaaaatatcttcaCTTTTGCACCATTCCTTCTGTGAGCTGAGACATCTTTTCATTGGTGTCCTAGACAGTTTGCCAGAAAGAGAGTTGATTAAAACCTGAGTAAGAACATTCAAAATGTGCTATTGAAGTCCACAGTGCTTTTGCTTGCAGAAAGACTTAAATGGCAAAAGTCATGTGAAATACTGCCATCTATGGCCCGTACTGCAAAAATTCCTTCCACTATAATTTGTGACAGACCATGAAACTGTGTTTTGTGTGACTGAATAGGTCTATAATGCCTTTCAAAACAACCTACAATCTGATCGAAACATAATCTGTTTGGTTCCTCCCGCAGACTCAAGTGAAGATGTTCTCCAACTCTGCCCTGACTGTCCACTGCTGGCAAGTTTGAATAACACTGATGTATTAACAACTGTTACAGCTGCACTCAATGACCACAACAGCAAAACTGCTGATGCTTACCTCAAACTCCTTGAGATCGGAAGAGCCAAAATACAGGTAATTGCTACAACTATGTCTAGGCTTCCATGTAAATAGAATATTTCTCCTGTGGTAATTGTGCAGTGGTAACTAGTTATGTTTGCAAACAGATTTAGCTTGCTCTCATTTGCCCTACAGAATTGCCCTTGATTTCCCAAGCATTTTGTGTCATGTTAGCCACAGGATTCCCTTTCACTTCAGTGGGAGATGCCGAGCTAGAAGCCACAACATTTGCCTTTTATCTtttctcagcagctctgcagtttcAATGTGCAAAGTCAGTTAAACAATTTTCCTGTTTTATCAGTATCACCCAGTGCATATTGTCTCTGTGGAGTTTGCTGTGGCTGCCACAAACTGCTCAGCAGAAGAAGCTAAAGCTAATGTGGAAGCTTGTCAACTGCTGCCTGACGATCAGTCTGTAAGTATGCCAGCACATCAGTCCTGATCTTACCAGCTCAGAGGTAGAAAAGCAGCATGCTGTGATGTGCTTGCACTTGTGTGGGAATAGACCTTTGTGAGGATGAAAGTGCAAGAGTTGTATACTATCATGATATGCTTTTCAATATATAGTTCCTAAAGCTGTATCacacctttctcttctctctgagGTATATCTGGACTGAATCCtgatatatttgaatatatttcaaaaaGGCTTGAGGTCCAAAGTGTCCttagcacaaaatatttttcatccacAGAATATATATTATTGTTTACTCTTCTTAACATGAGCACCTGAGAAAATCAGGCTCTTTGTATTGGACAGaacacaaacacataaaaaaaggGCAGACTGTTTCACCTTCCTACAATTTAAGTACTGTCAGTGTGCTTTGTTCTGATATATAGGCTTTTGAGAGAATTATACTGTGTACTTTATCATGCtaaaattcttcttttgtttctgatgaaATTGAGTCCTAGGCAGTTTTAGTGGGTGGGAACCTTTTACCTAGATTCCTATATATTCTTTCCCTCCCTCACATCCATCCATACAAAGGATCTTACTCTAGAAGAATACAGGAGTTTCCCTTATTTGCTGCTTATGCATTTAAACAGCTTGGCTTTTGAGTCCAACAGACTAAAAAGCAACCACTTTACTGCTCAGATAAAACATGAGACAATGTAGCTGTTTCTAAATGTACtgaaattaaaaactgtaatGCAGGTCTCCTCCATTTTATAACTATTTTCTCTTGACTATGTTCTGCTTTGCCAGAATTTTGGTTTCTGCACAGCAACGATGGTAACAGAACCCTCACAGGACCTCAGAGTGGACTGCCAGCTCTATGGACACCAGGTACCAACTCCAGATATTCCCTTTCTTTCCAGAGTATTCTAGCCTACTGGTACTGTTAGAAACAATCACCCTGAGTTTACCTCTTTTTGCTGTAGACTACATTAGCTATCTGTGATAACCTGAGTTTAACTTTGTATCCTAAAAAACAAGGTAAGGTAGCTCCTGATGATCCTCTGGATTTCTGTGCCAGGAATTATGTCCCCTCTGCCATCCATGCTTGTCAAAGTTTGTCCTCCTAACCATCTGGGAGCTTCTCATGTCTGGGAGGGCAAAGGGAACCAAACTCTGCTGAGCTAGGGGGATGCAGGAGATGATAGGTAGATATAAAACATAAATCAGCCATTGTGTTAGATGAAATCAGCTGGGGCTTTTTGCAAGTAGTCCTTAGACATGACTGAATTCAGGGAGCGTGACCTACACTGCTATAGCAAGAGGAAGGAAACCTATATGTACTGGACCTGAGTGTTCTCCAGGTATTTTAGCCTCCATTTGGTCTGAGAAGGGGTAGGTGGTGGTTGAATACATCCTATGGACCAGAGCTCTTGCTAACACAATAGTAATTAGCTGTCTAGGAGGTCTATGAAAGAAAGATAAGACAGCTTGTCTTGAATGTTTCACCAGCTGCACAAGTGGCCCTGAAAGTTCACATAGCACAGAATTTGGTGTTATGATCCaccagatattaaaaatgtgttccTGGACTCCTGTGTATGAGTTCAAATGTAAATCAAACTTCTGTGATGATCAGAAATGTTTTGTACCTGGGCTGGAGGCCTATATCTTGTTAGGAGCAGGGTACCTAGTAAGGTATCAACAACCTGTATGTTATAAGCCCCAAGTCACTGAACACAAAcacaaactgtttttcttttccagcctgGAGTTACCTACTCTCAACCAGGTCAAGACACATCAGCAGGACTGGTGCCCAGTGTTGTACAAGGCTACACAAACCATAATCTCAGGCTTTCCCACAATAACCCTGTTGCATCTGAATCTAGCTCTTCAGAATTTCCTACTTCCATGCTCTCAGCAAAATCTGTAGCAAAGAGAGCAGTTGCAAATGTTGCTCAGCACGACAAAGTACCTCGCCCAGTTGGCTttgtgcctcctcctcctccatgccCTGGGAAGATTCGCCATTTCAAGATATAGGCTGTGTTACAGACATGGCAATACAGCTAACTGAAGGATCagtgtgcagcagcagcatcaacaCACAGACCACAACATCAGGTGCAAATAGGTGAGAACGCTTGACTCTGAGACCTAATGAGTTTTACCCTCCAGAGAGCAGAGACATGGCCAAGACCTTGCAAAATATAGGTGATTACAACATGTAGCAGTTGTTTTCTCTACATACAGGGATGCtcagttaaaatacagaaaatattgtttCAATGAAACTGTTGTAAGAACTATACAACAGTTGTAGCTTTGTGATAGAAACACCACCCAAAAGGTTACTTCACAATAAAATGTTCAACAGAAATGCTTTGGTACcttctgtgtgtatatattttcatttagttGTCAAGTAGCTCCTTCACAGCATCATGAGTCATATTCTGGGCTTGATTTCAAAAACAGTAAGCTCCTGCACTTCTCATCAGCTTCACTGGGATGTGTGGGTGCTGAACACTGCGGAAAATCAGGTCAGTCCTTTCTTTTGATCACACACCAATGACACTAAAGGAGTggcaggaaaaaatgtatttttccctccACCTGTAGTGTTTCCTAGCCTGTACCTACTTTTAATATCCACTAGAAGTACCTCAATACTTTTGGACGTGGCATAAGAGCATCCAAGTCtatgaaaagaacaaagaatcagGACACATTCATTGCTGCATAGGCTGAAAGCATCAATCCTTCCAGCCAAACACATGTGTATTCTCTGTCTTCCAGCAGATACACAGGTGCAATATGATAATGGGGTACTGTATGGCTTGTGTGCATGAGGGAATACCAGTTCAAGGGAATAAAACAGACATGTATCTCGTATAATAGGACCCAGACAGTAATGGCAATTTACCATTGTCCTAGCAGTCAAATCTTCCCCGAATTTCTGACACGCTAGAGGCAAAATCTATTCTAGGTAGAGAAGCGGTAAGGGACAGGGGCCAGAAGGATCTTTACTGCCAGCCAGACTGGAATTCTGCAGGCCCGGGGGAGCAGTCTCAAAGACAGTCATGAATCTTTAACCAGGAACAGTACTTGCTACAAGATAATTATcatgcaggcagcaaaagctGCAGAACACATGTCATTTCTGAACTGTTTCAAATAACCTATCCTGTTCTCCTAGTTACAACCTTCCAGTATTCAGTAAGCAACACAACTAACATTTGTTCTTGGTGAGAGCGCAACAGGTTG comes from the Accipiter gentilis chromosome 6, bAccGen1.1, whole genome shotgun sequence genome and includes:
- the AHSG gene encoding alpha-2-HS-glycoprotein, with translation MKALVALILLVQLPVHKAVPAAPPAPLGCDDPESEAAAEVAVSYINGRSHHGYKFALNRIENIRVLPQGPNNDIMFLELDLLETTCHILSPTPLANCTVRSFTQHAVEGDCDVKLQKLDGKLSVLASKCHSHADSSEDVLQLCPDCPLLASLNNTDVLTTVTAALNDHNSKTADAYLKLLEIGRAKIQYHPVHIVSVEFAVAATNCSAEEAKANVEACQLLPDDQSNFGFCTATMVTEPSQDLRVDCQLYGHQPGVTYSQPGQDTSAGLVPSVVQGYTNHNLRLSHNNPVASESSSSEFPTSMLSAKSVAKRAVANVAQHDKVPRPVGFVPPPPPCPGKIRHFKI